The genomic region CTACAGCCAACTCCTTTTGTGTTTTCTGAAAGGAATAATATTCTTTGCATTTTATTAAACTTGAATTAACAATTCATTTATCTTTAAAATGTTTCTTTGACCAAGAATTGCCTAGCCAAGAATGAAAGCACATGATTTAGATCTTACTGACTATCAGTTTCAACTTTTTCAAGATGGAGATGAAATCGTATTCAAGTTGGTTTTCGATCGATATCACAAAATTCTATTCCGTTACACCTATGCTACGCTAAACGACGTTTATAAAAGCGAGGAGATTGTCCAAACAGCCTTTATTCAATTGTTTAAGAACAAATCACGGATCAGTAGTCCTGATGCCCTATATCCCTATATTTTTGTTATCACCAAACGATTAGTAGCCAAAGCCTTCAAAGCACAAATCCTCAACCTTACTGATCAATTGGAACAAAACAATGCATTGGAAGTCCCTTGTGAAGAGACGGAACAAGAATTGAAGTCAAGAGATCTTAAGGGCATACTAAATAAATTGATCGATCAATT from Sphingobacterium sp. BN32 harbors:
- a CDS encoding RNA polymerase sigma factor, translating into MKAHDLDLTDYQFQLFQDGDEIVFKLVFDRYHKILFRYTYATLNDVYKSEEIVQTAFIQLFKNKSRISSPDALYPYIFVITKRLVAKAFKAQILNLTDQLEQNNALEVPCEETEQELKSRDLKGILNKLIDQLPQKQSEIYRLSKLQGYSYDEISLITGSSRNTVKNQLITASKKIKSNLEKLYLLIFYFFFM